In Thiospirochaeta perfilievii, a single window of DNA contains:
- a CDS encoding LysE family translocator, with protein sequence MNSDFTIPVILFAITMSITPGPNNIMLTTSGANYGFLRTIPHILGVVTGVAILNIISALGLNRVFEAYPNIHIILKYIGMIYMLFLAVKIARSSEPKSHKGMQKPLNFIQAILFQALNPKAVIMSLTAITVYSLKGEMFTKSIYYIVITFLIFGTLSISTWALFGTLIKNVLKNPKHLKFFNYTMGAFCGISALLLLSS encoded by the coding sequence ATGAATAGTGATTTTACAATACCAGTAATCCTGTTTGCCATAACAATGAGTATTACACCAGGACCAAATAATATAATGTTAACAACTTCAGGAGCTAATTATGGTTTTCTTAGAACCATCCCCCACATTTTAGGTGTAGTTACTGGAGTGGCAATATTGAATATAATTAGCGCTTTAGGTCTAAATAGAGTATTTGAAGCCTACCCCAATATTCATATTATTCTAAAGTATATAGGGATGATATATATGCTGTTTTTAGCCGTAAAGATTGCAAGATCTTCAGAACCCAAGAGTCACAAAGGGATGCAAAAACCTCTTAATTTTATTCAAGCAATTCTCTTTCAAGCTTTAAACCCTAAAGCTGTAATAATGAGTTTAACAGCAATTACTGTGTACTCTTTAAAAGGTGAAATGTTTACAAAATCAATATACTATATAGTTATTACATTTTTAATTTTTGGGACATTATCTATATCTACTTGGGCACTATTTGGAACTCTGATAAAAAACGTTTTAAAAAATCCAAAACATTTAAAATTCTTTAATTATACAATGGGTGCTTTTTGTGGTATTTCCGCACTATTGCTACTCAGCTCTTAA
- a CDS encoding ABC transporter ATP-binding protein, with amino-acid sequence MIKAIDLFKSFGPQKALNGFELNLKKGEILGLHGPNGSGKSTFMKIIAGGILKYDGEVLIDKMSPSLITKNKISYLSDNNLFPDGNTVQETIEFYRHFYMDFDMDHFFQILQKLNVNLSMKTKLIELSKGIRQLIRIALCMARDVELYLLDEPLAGIDPIAVEVVIDTLVDSMHEKSTMIIATHEVAIIERILTRVIFIKDGHSCGDYDCEEVRLNEGLSIESKYKEIFSHA; translated from the coding sequence ATGATAAAAGCTATTGATTTATTTAAAAGTTTTGGACCCCAAAAAGCCCTAAATGGATTTGAGTTAAATCTAAAGAAGGGTGAAATTCTTGGATTACATGGCCCAAATGGAAGTGGGAAGAGTACATTTATGAAGATAATTGCAGGAGGAATACTTAAATATGATGGAGAGGTACTAATTGATAAAATGAGTCCATCGCTAATAACAAAAAATAAAATATCCTATTTATCCGATAATAATCTCTTCCCCGATGGAAATACAGTTCAAGAAACTATTGAGTTTTATAGACATTTCTATATGGACTTTGATATGGATCATTTTTTTCAAATTTTACAAAAGCTAAATGTTAACTTATCAATGAAGACTAAACTAATAGAGCTTTCAAAAGGTATAAGGCAATTAATTCGCATTGCTCTTTGTATGGCTAGAGATGTTGAGTTATATCTTCTTGATGAACCATTAGCAGGCATCGATCCTATTGCTGTTGAGGTAGTTATTGATACTTTAGTCGATTCAATGCATGAAAAATCAACAATGATTATTGCCACCCATGAAGTAGCAATTATTGAACGGATTTTAACTAGAGTTATTTTCATTAAAGATGGACACTCTTGTGGAGATTATGACTGTGAGGAAGTTAGATTAAATGAAGGACTCTCTATAGAGAGTAAATATAAGGAGATTTTTAGTCATGCATAA
- a CDS encoding type II toxin-antitoxin system PemK/MazF family toxin, with protein MNGKVIFVLIIPIGNSKGIRISKNILQRLHIEDFVELEVHKDELLIKTVHKTRPFVIISPNEMNHSIKTVILTPITTKTHKYPKCFDFTSVFV; from the coding sequence GTGAATGGGAAAGTCATATTCGTATTAATAATACCAATTGGCAACTCAAAAGGAATCAGAATATCTAAAAATATATTACAGCGATTACACATTGAAGATTTTGTTGAATTAGAGGTTCATAAAGATGAGTTGCTAATTAAAACTGTACATAAAACTAGACCTTTTGTTATTATATCTCCTAATGAAATGAATCATTCAATAAAGACTGTTATTTTGACTCCTATAACAACTAAAACTCATAAATACCCTAAATGTTTCGACTTCACCTCAGTCTTCGTCTAA
- a CDS encoding tyrosine-type recombinase/integrase: MQNIITRFQRDLNLRGYSPKTCQVYTSQIVQFLQHTNLSEKIPKAEELKDYLYHLVSEHHLSNSSLKQTSSAIKYLYTQTLGLSWESLNIPNIKVKRKLPVWYTANEVHSILDNAKNLKHKTILTLIYSSGLRLSESVNIKISDVYRNQKRLLVRQGKGGKDRYTILSDRALKLLEQYWLAYKPTTYFFQGRDGNPYSPRSCQQAFYLAKERAGVTRDGGIHGLRHSFATHYLENGGGIFQLQKFLGHKNLTTTLVYAHVLEEKNEIISPLDYYYENSK, translated from the coding sequence ATGCAAAATATAATAACACGTTTTCAGAGGGATTTAAATCTTCGGGGTTATAGTCCTAAAACCTGCCAGGTGTATACTTCACAAATAGTACAATTTCTACAACATACGAATCTTTCGGAAAAAATTCCCAAAGCAGAAGAACTAAAAGATTACCTCTACCACCTGGTATCCGAACATCATTTATCTAACTCAAGTTTAAAACAGACAAGTAGTGCTATAAAATATCTTTATACTCAAACACTAGGGCTATCTTGGGAATCTCTAAATATTCCTAATATCAAAGTAAAAAGAAAACTTCCTGTGTGGTATACGGCAAATGAAGTCCATTCTATTTTAGATAATGCCAAAAACCTTAAACATAAAACTATTTTAACATTAATCTATTCATCTGGGTTACGGCTTAGTGAATCTGTAAACATAAAAATAAGTGATGTGTATAGGAATCAAAAACGTCTACTTGTTAGGCAGGGAAAAGGAGGAAAAGATCGTTATACTATTCTATCAGATAGAGCTTTAAAACTCTTAGAACAATACTGGCTTGCCTACAAACCGACAACATATTTCTTTCAAGGCCGAGATGGTAACCCATATTCCCCGCGTTCATGTCAGCAAGCGTTTTATTTAGCAAAGGAAAGAGCAGGAGTTACAAGAGATGGAGGGATTCATGGACTAAGACATTCTTTTGCAACCCATTATTTAGAAAATGGAGGTGGAATATTTCAACTTCAAAAATTTCTTGGCCATAAAAACCTTACAACAACTTTAGTATATGCCCATGTTTTAGAAGAAAAAAATGAGATTATTAGCCCTTTGGATTATTACTATGAAAACAGTAAATGA
- a CDS encoding ABC transporter permease, whose amino-acid sequence MFLIKLAFKNLTRHKRRTIITSSALAVGLIMYLLLDSLLVGMFEASNNNLKDAETADGKILTSEAFKDIQFLPLNDRIKNPDQIISIVEDSGGRATKRVLINGDMIFTDEYFPLSGSSPILFTAVDINSDNSAYNIFKDRFLTEGRFMNPGADEVVIGSWLAEDTGAEIGDWFTVYVRTAPNGDDPGFFQTIDVEIVGFVKVENPMINRRVVYYPLDMADYYLELNGSVTEVALRVPFGESLEAFKRRINPKLPSGLEFYTWKEIAADYVKLLEAETGGSAIILILIVLIALVGITNTMLMTINERQRELGMMRALGMSEKDIRVAFLYEAGGIGIIGSIIGLTLGILINIPMVNYGIDFSTFMRNTDMGYKISAYMKGSWNISSYVIALITGIIIPIFVAYFPTKKAILKSIPDCVSGK is encoded by the coding sequence ATGTTCTTAATAAAGTTAGCATTTAAAAATCTTACAAGGCACAAAAGACGTACCATAATAACCTCTTCTGCATTAGCTGTTGGTCTAATAATGTATCTGTTATTAGATTCACTATTAGTAGGAATGTTTGAAGCTTCAAATAATAACTTAAAGGATGCAGAAACTGCCGATGGTAAGATTTTAACTAGTGAAGCATTTAAAGATATACAGTTTTTACCATTAAACGATAGAATTAAAAATCCTGATCAAATTATTTCTATAGTTGAAGATAGCGGTGGAAGGGCTACTAAACGTGTCTTAATTAATGGGGATATGATCTTTACAGATGAATACTTTCCTCTATCAGGTTCTTCCCCAATACTCTTTACTGCAGTAGATATAAATAGTGATAACAGTGCTTATAATATCTTTAAGGATAGGTTCCTTACAGAGGGACGATTTATGAATCCAGGAGCCGATGAAGTTGTAATTGGTTCATGGTTAGCAGAAGACACAGGCGCAGAAATTGGTGATTGGTTTACTGTCTATGTTCGTACAGCTCCTAATGGAGATGATCCCGGATTTTTCCAAACAATTGATGTGGAAATTGTAGGTTTTGTAAAGGTTGAAAACCCAATGATAAATAGAAGAGTTGTCTATTATCCTTTAGATATGGCAGACTACTATTTAGAACTAAATGGAAGTGTTACAGAAGTTGCACTACGCGTACCCTTTGGTGAATCCCTAGAAGCTTTTAAAAGACGTATAAATCCAAAGCTTCCAAGTGGTCTAGAGTTTTACACATGGAAAGAGATAGCTGCTGATTATGTAAAGCTTCTTGAAGCAGAGACAGGAGGTAGTGCTATTATATTAATTCTAATTGTATTAATTGCCTTAGTAGGTATTACAAATACAATGTTAATGACAATAAACGAAAGACAGAGGGAGCTTGGTATGATGAGAGCTTTAGGTATGTCTGAAAAGGATATTAGAGTTGCATTTTTATATGAGGCTGGTGGTATAGGTATCATCGGTTCTATAATCGGTTTAACCCTAGGTATTTTAATAAATATACCAATGGTAAACTATGGAATAGATTTTTCAACTTTTATGAGAAATACTGATATGGGATATAAAATTAGTGCATATATGAAGGGCTCTTGGAATATCTCTTCCTATGTAATAGCCCTTATTACAGGGATTATTATTCCTATTTTTGTGGCATATTTCCCTACGAAAAAAGCAATACTAAAAAGTATTCCTGATTGCGTTTCTGGCAAATAG
- a CDS encoding DUF4177 domain-containing protein — protein sequence MYEYKFVEVPIKKVFTSKKTTSKTMDNIKSTITDNAKDGWRFIQVFTQVGEGLIAPDHYEVIFEKEIQNN from the coding sequence ATGTACGAATATAAGTTTGTTGAAGTACCAATCAAAAAGGTTTTTACAAGTAAAAAAACTACCTCTAAAACTATGGATAACATTAAGTCTACAATAACTGATAATGCTAAAGATGGCTGGAGATTTATTCAAGTTTTTACTCAAGTTGGGGAAGGGCTTATTGCTCCAGATCATTATGAAGTTATATTTGAAAAGGAAATTCAAAATAACTAA
- a CDS encoding IS91 family transposase produces METCDKCGHTKKVFHSCRNRHCPQCQFMKKEAWITKKKEEIFPYQYFHVVFTLPSELDAIVLRNKKTMYNLLFSSAKQALLSMAGESKYLGADIGFFSILHTWGQKLNLHPHLHCVVPGGGYSKEKRKWIKCSKNYLIPVEPLKQRFRSIFLKELKILYKNDELFLGGCLYADRIKFQKLIDQLFSKNWVVYLKESFNNSSTVIEYLARYTHRIAISNYRIINVDNDNVSFLYKDYKEGNKKKLYIMNVMDFISSFMLHIVPSRFVRIRYYGLMSNRNKKSNLQLCREYYDVKIKPMIPNDTWDKILLDVTGIDIHKCPNCNEGQLVLTNFIPSIRYRPPPTKTA; encoded by the coding sequence ATAGAAACTTGTGATAAATGTGGGCATACTAAGAAAGTCTTTCATTCCTGTAGAAATAGACATTGCCCCCAGTGTCAGTTTATGAAAAAAGAGGCATGGATAACAAAAAAGAAGGAAGAAATATTTCCTTATCAATATTTTCATGTTGTTTTTACTCTCCCTTCAGAACTTGATGCAATCGTTCTGCGGAATAAAAAAACTATGTATAATCTTCTTTTTAGTAGTGCTAAACAGGCTTTACTTAGCATGGCAGGAGAATCAAAATATCTAGGAGCAGATATTGGGTTTTTTAGTATTCTTCATACATGGGGACAAAAATTAAATCTTCATCCACATTTACATTGCGTTGTTCCTGGAGGCGGATATTCTAAAGAGAAAAGAAAGTGGATAAAGTGTAGTAAAAATTATCTTATTCCGGTAGAACCTTTAAAGCAAAGGTTTAGATCAATATTCCTTAAAGAATTAAAAATATTATATAAAAATGATGAACTGTTCTTAGGAGGATGTTTGTATGCTGATAGAATAAAATTTCAGAAACTGATAGATCAACTATTTTCTAAAAACTGGGTTGTTTATCTAAAAGAATCATTTAATAATTCATCTACAGTAATAGAGTATCTGGCAAGGTATACCCACAGAATTGCAATTAGTAATTACCGTATTATTAATGTGGATAATGATAATGTCTCTTTTTTATATAAAGATTACAAAGAAGGTAATAAGAAAAAGCTTTATATAATGAATGTTATGGATTTTATATCCTCCTTTATGCTTCATATCGTTCCTTCAAGATTTGTTAGGATTAGATATTATGGACTAATGTCAAACAGAAATAAAAAGTCTAATCTTCAGCTGTGCCGTGAATATTATGATGTAAAAATTAAACCAATGATCCCAAATGATACATGGGATAAAATACTTTTAGATGTAACAGGAATTGATATACATAAATGCCCTAATTGTAATGAAGGTCAGCTTGTTTTGACAAACTTTATCCCATCGATAAGGTATAGACCCCCACCAACAAAGACAGCATAA
- a CDS encoding GntR family transcriptional regulator, which translates to MMVFTNDTPIYLQIVNKIKEQLIIGEFKVGEKMPSVREYSKLIKVNPTTIQRVYKELEMEGLIHTKRGMGSFITDDNKLILKMKTEIANKLTDDYIMKMSLIGFDNVKLQKIINKHIREVNNDKSY; encoded by the coding sequence ATGATGGTATTTACAAACGACACCCCTATATACCTGCAAATAGTAAATAAAATAAAAGAGCAGTTAATTATAGGTGAATTTAAAGTAGGAGAAAAGATGCCTTCAGTACGAGAGTATTCTAAATTGATTAAGGTTAATCCAACGACTATTCAGAGGGTATATAAAGAGTTAGAAATGGAAGGTTTAATACATACAAAAAGAGGTATGGGATCATTTATTACTGATGATAATAAATTAATCTTAAAGATGAAAACAGAAATAGCTAATAAGCTTACTGATGACTACATTATGAAAATGTCACTTATAGGATTCGATAACGTAAAATTACAAAAAATTATAAATAAACATATAAGAGAGGTAAATAATGATAAAAGCTATTGA
- a CDS encoding DUF6506 family protein → MAFKTLFLAHAPDADYKKHKSIIDTGNYRLTSVVVKTQNEAIKVVNSIYEKEKIDAVILCPGFTHSDIAEIFHALEGKVSVNIARGDGPSSKISQTVRQREYFNK, encoded by the coding sequence ATGGCATTTAAAACACTTTTTTTAGCACATGCACCTGATGCAGATTATAAAAAACATAAATCCATTATTGATACAGGTAATTATAGACTTACATCTGTCGTTGTAAAAACACAAAACGAAGCAATTAAAGTTGTAAATAGTATCTATGAAAAGGAGAAGATAGATGCCGTTATACTCTGTCCAGGGTTTACACATAGTGATATAGCAGAGATATTTCATGCTCTTGAAGGAAAAGTATCTGTTAACATTGCTAGAGGAGATGGTCCTAGCAGTAAAATTTCTCAAACTGTAAGACAAAGAGAATATTTCAATAAGTAG
- a CDS encoding ABC transporter permease, which yields MKLRNIAIRNLKRNSKRSILSITATAIATFAISFMFSFIAGLANDMRNVSFNYSTGEILVRNIEFDEKSFSLDRAVDNYKSVLEVLRRNYPSFEFSPRIKFPSTVFDKEDYDKSYISSGVAVNFETEEKYLGLKDKIIEGKMPSGPREVIMGHGLASELNLKVGDKFTPITTTRRGASTGITFIITALGRFADSGFSNKTFIVSLEDLPKMLKMEGSVSDILIKGIGDKNLESKVNEISSLLKDSGFNSIKGYSWKDVGVGYSFLQMADYAYTIIGIFFFFLASTVIANTMLMVVFERRKEIGTITAMGMTSREVIRLFFIEALYLGVIGAGAGVILSIIVVIPLHRIGLDLSGLTAGIEMGASFNIFPEVTIKSTLLVFFYSTFVAAFVSFFPSRGASKVDPVVALRSE from the coding sequence ATGAAGTTACGAAATATTGCAATTAGAAACTTAAAAAGAAATTCAAAGAGGTCAATACTCTCTATAACCGCAACAGCAATAGCTACCTTTGCCATCTCTTTTATGTTTTCGTTTATTGCTGGTTTAGCCAATGATATGCGTAATGTCTCTTTTAACTATAGTACAGGAGAGATCTTAGTTAGAAATATAGAGTTTGATGAGAAGTCCTTCTCTTTAGACCGGGCAGTTGATAACTACAAAAGTGTATTAGAGGTTCTTAGGAGAAACTATCCATCCTTTGAATTTTCACCAAGAATAAAGTTCCCATCAACTGTTTTTGATAAGGAAGATTATGATAAGAGTTACATAAGCTCAGGTGTTGCTGTTAACTTTGAAACAGAGGAGAAATACCTAGGATTAAAGGATAAAATAATAGAGGGGAAGATGCCCTCTGGTCCTAGGGAGGTTATTATGGGCCATGGCCTAGCCTCTGAATTAAACTTAAAGGTTGGAGATAAATTTACACCTATAACAACAACTAGAAGGGGGGCTTCAACTGGTATTACCTTTATAATTACTGCCCTTGGAAGATTCGCCGATTCCGGCTTTTCTAATAAGACATTTATAGTCTCCCTGGAGGATCTACCAAAGATGTTAAAAATGGAAGGCTCTGTTTCAGATATATTAATAAAGGGGATTGGGGATAAAAACTTAGAGTCTAAGGTGAACGAGATTTCTTCCTTATTAAAAGATAGTGGTTTTAATAGTATAAAGGGCTACTCATGGAAGGATGTGGGAGTTGGGTACTCATTTCTTCAAATGGCGGACTATGCATACACGATAATTGGAATATTTTTCTTCTTTTTAGCTAGTACAGTTATTGCCAATACAATGTTAATGGTTGTATTTGAGAGAAGAAAGGAGATCGGTACAATTACTGCAATGGGTATGACAAGTAGAGAAGTTATTAGACTCTTTTTTATAGAGGCACTATACCTAGGTGTTATAGGAGCAGGAGCAGGTGTTATTTTAAGTATAATTGTTGTTATTCCCCTACACAGGATTGGATTAGATCTATCTGGATTGACTGCAGGAATAGAGATGGGAGCATCATTTAACATATTCCCAGAAGTAACCATAAAATCCACACTTTTAGTATTCTTTTACTCTACATTTGTAGCCGCCTTTGTTTCATTTTTTCCATCCAGGGGGGCTTCTAAAGTCGACCCAGTTGTAGCATTAAGATCAGAATAA
- a CDS encoding PLP-dependent aminotransferase family protein yields MSFKYEKIFKEIEKAILNGVFLPSEKLPSLRKSATTYDCGISVVIQAYNKLESIGLIESVEKSGYIVRDRSETPIPAPEKVNHTLVPNITKTNLMTAEMVDMAMDKSILPFGAAIPDNSIIASKKLGSYISRKAKNNPDLFTTYTPASGSLNLRKEIVKYMYKKGVLINSEDIVITNGCSEALFISLSLITTPGDTIAIETPTYFSLISILEELNLRVVEIPTRADRGLDINNLSKIIKQNSIKALVFSSTFQNPLCSVMSPRDLESLYRISLDNDFTLIEDDIYGDCGFDKSIYRPLKSMDKFNRVIYCSSFSKTLSSGLRVGWAIPGIHTSSFRERKQISCLGGSALIQEALADFFKDGSYDSHIKLFRKKIYAQTYGIKKLLENSFSIDVKVTSPKGGYFLWVEFPIGFDSCKLYRLAYENRIGIVPGPVFSASDNYNNCIRISCASQITEATIEGLQLLGELALTCLPQCYK; encoded by the coding sequence ATGAGTTTTAAATATGAGAAAATTTTTAAAGAGATAGAAAAAGCAATATTAAATGGCGTATTTCTCCCTTCAGAGAAGTTACCATCACTTAGAAAGAGTGCTACAACTTATGATTGTGGTATTTCTGTTGTTATTCAAGCCTATAATAAATTAGAGTCTATAGGTTTAATAGAATCTGTAGAAAAGTCTGGTTATATTGTTCGAGATAGATCGGAAACTCCTATTCCTGCACCTGAGAAAGTAAACCATACACTAGTTCCTAATATTACTAAGACGAATTTAATGACTGCTGAAATGGTGGATATGGCTATGGATAAATCTATCCTACCTTTTGGAGCAGCTATTCCAGATAATTCTATTATTGCCTCTAAAAAGTTAGGTTCTTATATTAGTCGTAAGGCAAAAAACAATCCAGATCTTTTTACTACATATACTCCTGCCTCAGGATCTTTAAATTTAAGAAAAGAGATTGTTAAATATATGTATAAAAAAGGGGTTTTAATAAATAGTGAGGATATTGTTATTACAAATGGTTGTTCAGAAGCTCTTTTTATATCTTTAAGTTTAATAACAACTCCTGGGGATACTATAGCTATTGAGACACCTACATATTTTAGCTTAATAAGTATTTTAGAGGAGCTTAATTTAAGAGTAGTAGAGATTCCAACTAGAGCAGATAGAGGCCTTGATATTAATAATTTATCTAAAATTATTAAACAAAACAGTATAAAGGCCTTAGTCTTTTCTTCCACATTTCAAAATCCACTGTGTTCTGTTATGAGTCCTAGAGACTTAGAATCTCTATATAGAATCTCTCTTGATAACGATTTTACACTTATAGAGGATGATATTTATGGGGACTGTGGATTTGATAAAAGTATCTACAGACCTCTAAAGTCTATGGATAAGTTTAATAGAGTTATATACTGTTCCTCATTTTCTAAAACTCTCAGTTCTGGTTTAAGAGTTGGATGGGCAATTCCAGGGATTCACACCAGTAGTTTTAGAGAGAGAAAACAAATATCCTGCCTTGGAGGCTCAGCACTAATTCAAGAAGCATTGGCTGATTTTTTTAAAGATGGCTCCTATGATAGTCATATTAAATTATTTAGAAAAAAGATTTATGCTCAAACTTATGGGATTAAAAAGCTTTTAGAGAACTCTTTTTCAATTGATGTTAAGGTTACTAGTCCAAAGGGTGGATATTTTTTATGGGTTGAATTTCCAATTGGTTTTGATTCTTGTAAACTATATAGGCTAGCCTATGAAAACAGAATCGGTATTGTTCCTGGGCCTGTTTTTAGTGCTTCTGACAATTACAATAACTGTATTAGAATAAGTTGTGCATCACAAATAACAGAGGCTACAATCGAAGGGTTACAATTATTAGGTGAATTAGCCCTTACATGTTTACCCCAATGTTATAAATAG
- a CDS encoding outer membrane lipoprotein-sorting protein: MRKLVLIKMLLLSLGVFAQNADDIVRKVDENSTFDTYKAKGKVVIEGKYGKRTSEFIAYAKGADDSLIEFVSGEEEGQKIFKTADDLYIKYPYAEEIQRLSRRKTLGAVSYDEMSGERNTLKNYKAKLLGDEVFEGNDVYKIELIAKTSKVSHYKQELFVDKDTFLVWKVLYYSKSGKLTKEMVTLTVKEVGGNFIGTHLLITDRLKKNNSTESFINEVEIDIDISDDYFSLDELAW, from the coding sequence ATGAGAAAGTTAGTTTTAATTAAAATGCTATTGTTAAGCCTTGGGGTATTTGCCCAAAATGCTGATGATATAGTTAGAAAAGTTGATGAAAATAGTACCTTCGATACATATAAGGCCAAGGGTAAGGTTGTTATTGAGGGAAAATATGGAAAGAGAACTAGTGAGTTTATTGCCTACGCAAAGGGTGCAGATGATAGTTTAATTGAGTTTGTATCTGGAGAGGAAGAGGGCCAGAAGATTTTTAAAACAGCTGACGACCTCTATATTAAGTACCCCTATGCAGAGGAGATTCAGAGACTATCTAGAAGGAAAACCCTTGGTGCTGTCTCCTATGATGAGATGTCTGGGGAGAGAAATACCTTAAAAAACTACAAAGCTAAGCTTTTAGGTGATGAGGTCTTTGAGGGTAATGATGTATATAAAATTGAGTTAATTGCAAAAACTTCTAAGGTTTCCCACTATAAACAGGAGCTCTTTGTAGATAAAGATACATTTTTAGTTTGGAAGGTTTTGTACTACTCTAAATCTGGTAAATTAACAAAGGAGATGGTTACATTAACTGTAAAAGAGGTTGGTGGTAACTTTATTGGAACCCACTTGTTAATTACAGACAGACTTAAAAAGAATAACTCAACTGAAAGTTTTATTAATGAGGTGGAGATAGATATAGATATTAGTGACGATTATTTTAGTTTGGATGAGTTAGCATGGTAA
- a CDS encoding ABC transporter permease, with product MKLAKIAFRNIKRNKKRSILSIIATAIATFSMVFMFGYIEGMKVDMRDISFNYDSGEVLIRNRDFDDKISSLDRAVDGYKSVITLIERNYPDFLISPRLRFPSQIIKGERTFMSFGIAVDFAREVEYLDLKEKLVEGRIPIKSREVLMGVGLAEELELSLGDKFTPITMTRKGASSGITFELVGKAKFSSGAYTNKSFLAPLDDVPMILRMEGAVSEILLKNVTEDDWESKAKDINNLLEQNGLNTLEALPWTVVGLGYAMLEMADISYSIMAIFFFALSSTVIANTMLMVVFERRKEIGTITAMGMTGGEVIRLFFIEALYLGVLGATLGSLLGVILIIPLSIYGIDLSSFGSTVDFGISWMIYPQLRLKTLFLVFFYSVFVASFISFFPSRSASKVDPVEALRAE from the coding sequence ATGAAATTAGCTAAGATTGCATTTAGAAATATTAAAAGAAATAAAAAAAGATCTATACTATCAATAATTGCTACGGCAATTGCAACATTTTCCATGGTATTTATGTTTGGGTATATCGAGGGAATGAAGGTGGATATGAGGGATATATCATTTAATTATGATTCAGGGGAAGTTCTTATTAGAAATAGAGATTTTGACGATAAGATATCATCCCTTGATAGAGCTGTTGATGGATATAAGAGTGTTATAACCCTAATTGAGAGGAACTATCCTGATTTTCTAATCTCTCCAAGACTGCGTTTTCCATCCCAAATTATAAAGGGAGAGAGAACTTTTATGAGTTTTGGTATCGCTGTTGATTTTGCAAGGGAGGTAGAGTATCTAGACCTTAAGGAGAAGCTAGTAGAGGGCAGAATTCCTATTAAGTCAAGGGAGGTATTAATGGGGGTTGGTTTAGCAGAAGAACTCGAGCTAAGTCTAGGTGATAAATTTACCCCTATTACAATGACTAGAAAGGGGGCAAGCTCGGGTATTACATTTGAACTTGTTGGTAAGGCTAAATTCTCTAGTGGAGCATATACTAATAAATCATTTTTAGCCCCTTTAGATGATGTTCCAATGATTCTAAGAATGGAAGGAGCTGTTTCTGAAATTCTTCTAAAAAATGTAACAGAGGATGATTGGGAGAGTAAGGCTAAGGATATTAATAACCTGTTAGAACAAAATGGTCTAAACACTTTAGAAGCTCTACCCTGGACAGTAGTTGGGTTAGGGTATGCAATGTTAGAGATGGCAGATATCTCTTATTCAATAATGGCAATATTCTTTTTTGCTCTATCAAGTACTGTAATCGCTAATACTATGTTAATGGTTGTCTTTGAGAGAAGAAAAGAGATAGGGACAATAACTGCAATGGGTATGACAGGAGGGGAAGTAATAAGACTTTTTTTCATTGAAGCTCTATATCTTGGGGTTTTAGGAGCCACGCTTGGATCACTTTTAGGGGTTATTTTGATTATTCCACTCTCTATCTATGGTATAGATCTATCGTCCTTTGGCTCAACCGTCGATTTTGGGATTTCATGGATGATCTACCCACAACTTAGGCTTAAAACTCTCTTTTTGGTATTCTTTTACTCTGTTTTTGTTGCCTCGTTTATATCATTTTTCCCTTCAAGATCAGCATCAAAGGTTGACCCAGTAGAGGCATTAAGAGCTGAGTAG